Proteins co-encoded in one Corylus avellana chromosome ca9, CavTom2PMs-1.0 genomic window:
- the LOC132162097 gene encoding putative phytosulfokines 6 — translation MKPQKFHTAVIFLFFVFLLCSFLASARLLSPKQGITHAANSFTDHSEEFSNLMGLEECHGDDGECLKGRMMVEAHLDYIYTQHVKPKKAP, via the exons ATGAAGCCACAAAAATTTCATACAGCAgtcatctttcttttctttgtttttcttctttgttctttCCTCGCATCTGCTCGTCTCCTATCACCAAAACAAG GGATCACTCATGCTGCTAATTCATTCACAGATCACTCAGAAGAATTTTCGAAT CTGATGGGGTTAGAGGAGTGTCATGGAGATGACGGAGAATGTTTGAAGGGAAGGATGATGGTGGAGGCTCACTTGGATTACATTTATACCCAGCACGTTAAGCCTAAAAAGGCTCCgtaa